Proteins encoded within one genomic window of Verrucomicrobiota bacterium:
- a CDS encoding ABC transporter ATP-binding protein has translation MISVQGLTKSYGATDAVRDLSFSVDRGEVVGFLGPNGAGKSTTMKILSGYLPADAGEVRIAGFDILSQSLKARSRIGYLPENVPLYPEMRVGEYLRYRAALKGVRSRRITEKVEDALELCTISHVRNQLIGTLSKGYRQRVGLADALVNEPDILILDEPTIGLDPGQIREVRELIKGLAKRHTILLSSHILSEVEMTCSRVLIINKGHIVATGTPAELRERSGIALSGSVRMEIQTADRANSEAVLAILQSLEEVASASLAEGIPSSTNSTSSWTRYEIIPSLSSSSSGDPRPALFEEAVRRGWKLRELSAHESSLEEIFTSFVDRIPGTPERKTSTKEPAKL, from the coding sequence ATGATCTCTGTCCAAGGACTCACTAAAAGCTACGGCGCGACCGATGCCGTCCGGGATCTCTCTTTCTCGGTCGATCGAGGCGAGGTGGTCGGCTTCCTGGGGCCTAACGGCGCCGGCAAGAGCACGACGATGAAAATCCTCAGCGGATATCTCCCAGCAGATGCGGGCGAGGTGAGGATCGCGGGTTTCGATATCCTGAGCCAGTCGCTCAAGGCACGGTCCCGGATCGGCTACCTTCCCGAAAACGTTCCTCTCTATCCCGAGATGCGCGTCGGAGAATACCTCCGCTACCGAGCCGCCCTAAAAGGAGTCCGCTCCCGCCGTATCACCGAAAAGGTTGAGGATGCCCTGGAGCTCTGCACCATCAGTCATGTTCGCAATCAGCTCATAGGAACTCTCTCCAAGGGATACCGCCAGCGCGTTGGACTTGCTGATGCTCTGGTGAATGAACCCGACATCCTTATCCTCGACGAACCGACCATAGGTCTCGACCCGGGTCAGATCCGTGAAGTCAGGGAACTCATCAAGGGACTGGCGAAGCGGCATACAATCCTGCTTTCCAGCCATATCCTGAGCGAGGTGGAGATGACCTGTTCCCGCGTCCTTATCATTAACAAGGGGCATATCGTCGCGACCGGCACGCCCGCAGAGTTACGGGAACGCTCCGGCATTGCTCTCTCGGGCTCGGTGAGAATGGAAATCCAGACCGCCGATCGGGCCAACTCGGAGGCCGTGCTCGCGATCCTGCAATCCCTGGAAGAAGTCGCCTCGGCATCCCTTGCAGAAGGCATCCCATCCTCCACCAACTCCACCTCTAGTTGGACCCGTTACGAGATTATCCCATCTTTATCTTCATCCTCCTCTGGGGACCCGCGCCCCGCACTCTTCGAGGAGGCTGTGCGTAGAGGCTGGAAGCTCAGGGAACTCTCGGCGCACGAATCATCCCTCGAAGAGATCTTTACTTCGTTCGTCGACCGAATCCCCGGCACGCCGGAGAGGAAGACGTCAACCAAGGAGCCTGCCAAGCTATGA
- the nuoK gene encoding NADH-quinone oxidoreductase subunit NuoK, which translates to MPTLANYLIASGLLFATGLGVVMLRRSIIVIFMGLELMLNAANLSLVAFSRYGLVSGHQNYNAQILVFFIISVAAAEVAVGLAIIVSLYRARQTTHVEDLDTLKF; encoded by the coding sequence ATGCCCACACTCGCCAATTATCTGATCGCCAGCGGGCTTCTCTTTGCCACCGGCCTCGGTGTCGTGATGCTCCGCCGCAGCATCATCGTGATCTTCATGGGTCTTGAGTTGATGCTCAATGCCGCGAATCTTTCGCTGGTGGCCTTCTCCCGCTACGGGCTCGTCTCGGGTCACCAGAACTACAATGCTCAGATCCTGGTTTTCTTCATCATCTCCGTGGCAGCTGCCGAGGTTGCCGTCGGACTTGCGATCATCGTCTCCCTCTACCGCGCTCGCCAGACCACCCATGTCGAGGATCTCGACACGCTGAAATTCTGA
- a CDS encoding ABC transporter permease has protein sequence MRIFWILWKREVASAFQTPMAWVILFFLLLVTGFNFYAGVSVLNHGPTEVTVVESFFNTVFFWFSFLLLFPLLTMRLYSEEYRSGTIEPLMTAPVRDTQVVLAKFLGVLFLYAFLWMPTGLYFLIFWWQTHLTSAGAIGAFVGSYLLLLLMGMFYLSLGCFCSSLTRHQITAAVITFAVIALFFLTGLLSFLVGHVDTMMQGITITFSPIDQMTQFSRGIFDTRPVVWYLVMTGLFLFLTLQSFQARRWRS, from the coding sequence ATGAGAATTTTTTGGATCCTCTGGAAACGGGAGGTCGCCTCGGCCTTCCAGACACCCATGGCCTGGGTGATCCTCTTTTTCCTGCTATTGGTCACGGGCTTCAATTTCTACGCCGGTGTCTCCGTCCTGAATCACGGACCAACGGAAGTGACCGTGGTGGAGTCCTTCTTCAATACGGTCTTTTTCTGGTTCTCCTTCCTGCTGCTTTTTCCGCTACTCACGATGCGCCTCTACTCGGAGGAATACCGCAGCGGCACCATCGAACCTCTCATGACGGCTCCAGTGCGTGACACTCAGGTGGTGCTCGCCAAGTTCTTGGGCGTCCTCTTTCTCTACGCGTTCCTCTGGATGCCGACGGGTCTCTACTTTCTGATCTTCTGGTGGCAGACCCATCTCACGTCGGCTGGTGCCATTGGTGCCTTTGTCGGTTCCTATCTGTTGCTTCTCCTCATGGGGATGTTCTATCTCTCACTCGGCTGCTTCTGTTCCTCGCTCACGCGCCACCAGATCACCGCAGCGGTGATCACCTTCGCCGTGATCGCACTCTTTTTCCTGACAGGACTCCTCTCCTTCCTAGTGGGCCATGTCGATACGATGATGCAAGGGATCACGATCACCTTCTCCCCGATCGATCAGATGACCCAGTTCTCCCGCGGGATCTTCGACACAAGGCCGGTGGTCTGGTACCTCGTGATGACAGGGCTCTTTCTCTTCCTGACACTCCAGAGCTTCCAAGCCCGCCGCTGGCGCTCCTGA
- the sucB gene encoding dihydrolipoyllysine-residue succinyltransferase: MSVAVIVPAVGESITSGVLSAWHKKDGDHVAVGDLLFTLDTDKVSSEVTALEAGVLKIQVAEGAEIPIGSTVAEIDTAAAAPKKAEGERLKAEVAEKKPETKPVPVAEAPKAAPVPTPSPIAHSPSPAPKAQPEGRVTRRKLTPLRRKIALQLVNAQQTAAILTTFNEVDMSAVMNLRKDVQEGFQAKYGVKLGFMSFFIKAVVEALQVIPQINAQLEGDELIENHYYDIGVAVGTEKGLMVPVLRDCEKLSLAGLEKELVGFAVKAREGKIGLSDLQGGCFTISNGGVYGSLLSTPILNPPQSGILGMHKIQERPVAINGKVEIRPMMYLALSYDHRVVDGKEAVTFLIKIKEALENPVRLFLD; this comes from the coding sequence ATGAGCGTTGCTGTCATCGTACCTGCCGTCGGCGAATCCATTACTTCCGGAGTTCTCTCCGCCTGGCATAAAAAAGACGGGGATCATGTCGCCGTGGGCGACCTTCTCTTCACACTCGATACCGATAAGGTCTCCTCGGAGGTCACAGCCCTGGAGGCCGGAGTCCTTAAAATTCAAGTCGCCGAAGGAGCCGAGATTCCGATCGGCTCCACGGTCGCCGAGATTGATACGGCCGCGGCCGCACCAAAAAAGGCTGAAGGCGAAAGGCTGAAGGCTGAAGTGGCTGAGAAAAAGCCCGAGACCAAGCCAGTACCTGTGGCCGAAGCACCCAAGGCCGCTCCAGTTCCCACCCCATCACCGATTGCCCATTCCCCATCCCCCGCGCCTAAGGCGCAGCCCGAAGGGCGAGTGACCCGCCGCAAGCTCACCCCTCTCCGTCGGAAAATTGCTCTCCAGTTAGTCAATGCCCAGCAGACCGCCGCTATCCTTACCACCTTCAACGAGGTCGACATGAGCGCAGTCATGAATCTCCGCAAGGACGTCCAGGAGGGCTTCCAGGCCAAGTATGGTGTGAAGCTCGGCTTCATGTCCTTCTTCATCAAGGCTGTGGTGGAGGCCCTTCAGGTAATTCCCCAGATCAATGCCCAACTCGAGGGGGACGAACTCATCGAGAACCACTACTACGACATCGGCGTGGCTGTCGGCACGGAGAAGGGACTCATGGTTCCCGTCCTGCGCGACTGCGAGAAGCTCTCTCTGGCCGGCCTTGAGAAGGAACTTGTAGGCTTCGCCGTGAAAGCCCGCGAGGGAAAGATCGGACTCTCCGACCTCCAAGGTGGCTGCTTCACCATCTCCAACGGCGGCGTCTACGGATCTCTCCTCAGTACTCCGATCCTGAATCCGCCCCAGAGCGGCATCCTTGGCATGCACAAGATCCAGGAGCGTCCCGTCGCCATCAATGGCAAGGTGGAGATCCGTCCGATGATGTATCTTGCTCTCTCCTATGACCACCGGGTCGTCGACGGCAAGGAGGCGGTGACTTTCCTGATTAAAATCAAAGAAGCTCTCGAGAATCCGGTGCGACTCTTTTTGGATTAG
- a CDS encoding NADH-quinone oxidoreductase subunit H produces MDTALILHFLTTPLVFLIWTTFLKTFILLNVVLGVVSVTVFAERKVSAFIQDRTGPNRVGIPMTLLGGKKDIPLWGLGQMIADPVKLLTKENFVPAGVNKFFFWLAPKLVLLPPLLVLAVLPFGSSLFGVEMTIANINVGVLFIFAVTSLSVYGITIAGWASNSKFPFIGGIRSSSQMISYELSLGLSIIPIFMVCGTLNINEIVDWQIKNGWLVAPYWPHGFSLDQLLHPKDLIHSLIAGVSLERFLLWIPMMVSFVIFLVSIFAETNRLPFDLPEAEQELVGGYHTEYSSMNFASFFLGEYAAMFAGSGAIVSIFLGGWSLPIIPDGSHGWVWGLVNIGAWFAKVSVILLFMIWIRWTLPRFRYDQLMKLGWLGFFPIALFNIFLTAIILAVVHH; encoded by the coding sequence ATGGACACCGCTCTGATCCTTCATTTTCTGACCACTCCGTTGGTGTTCCTTATTTGGACGACTTTCCTGAAGACCTTCATCCTGTTGAACGTGGTTCTCGGCGTCGTTTCGGTCACCGTGTTTGCCGAGCGCAAGGTCAGCGCCTTCATTCAGGACCGCACCGGCCCGAACCGAGTCGGTATTCCGATGACTCTCCTCGGGGGTAAAAAGGATATTCCTCTCTGGGGATTGGGCCAGATGATTGCCGATCCGGTGAAGCTCCTGACCAAGGAGAACTTCGTCCCAGCCGGTGTAAACAAGTTCTTCTTCTGGCTCGCTCCGAAGCTGGTCCTGCTCCCGCCTCTGTTGGTGCTGGCGGTGCTTCCCTTCGGCAGCTCGCTTTTCGGAGTCGAGATGACCATCGCCAATATCAATGTAGGCGTTCTCTTTATCTTCGCCGTCACTTCCCTCAGCGTCTACGGCATCACGATTGCCGGATGGGCCTCGAACTCGAAATTCCCGTTTATTGGAGGCATCCGTTCCTCTTCTCAGATGATCTCCTACGAGCTTTCGCTCGGCCTCTCGATCATCCCGATTTTTATGGTCTGCGGCACACTCAACATCAATGAGATCGTGGACTGGCAGATTAAGAATGGTTGGCTGGTGGCTCCCTACTGGCCGCATGGGTTCTCTCTGGATCAGCTCTTGCATCCCAAGGATCTGATCCACTCCCTGATTGCCGGCGTGAGTCTGGAACGTTTCCTGCTCTGGATTCCCATGATGGTCTCTTTCGTTATCTTCCTGGTTTCGATCTTCGCGGAGACGAACCGTCTCCCCTTTGATCTTCCTGAGGCCGAGCAGGAGCTCGTCGGCGGATACCATACCGAGTATTCCTCGATGAACTTCGCATCGTTCTTCCTCGGCGAATACGCCGCGATGTTCGCAGGTTCCGGGGCTATCGTCTCCATCTTCCTAGGAGGCTGGAGTCTGCCGATCATCCCAGATGGCTCTCACGGCTGGGTCTGGGGTCTGGTGAACATCGGGGCCTGGTTCGCAAAGGTGTCTGTTATTCTCCTCTTCATGATCTGGATCCGCTGGACACTTCCCCGCTTCCGGTATGATCAGCTGATGAAGCTTGGCTGGCTCGGTTTCTTCCCCATCGCGCTCTTCAATATTTTCCTCACTGCGATCATTCTCGCTGTCGTGCACCATTGA
- a CDS encoding type II toxin-antitoxin system RelE/ParE family toxin, producing the protein MDRRVIFAPTSIRDLADSVSYISRFDPNAAAKLGDSLIEAAERMLGKHPLSGPVCPEYPEVPYRYWLHKGYRIVCQISETDDQVEILRFWHCAQGDVPLVKE; encoded by the coding sequence ATGGATCGGCGCGTAATCTTCGCACCAACATCCATCCGTGATCTTGCCGATTCGGTTTCTTACATTTCCCGTTTCGATCCGAATGCAGCAGCAAAATTGGGTGACTCGTTGATCGAGGCGGCGGAACGGATGCTTGGAAAGCACCCCCTGTCAGGTCCAGTCTGCCCAGAGTATCCCGAAGTTCCCTACCGATACTGGCTCCATAAGGGTTACAGAATTGTTTGCCAGATTTCTGAGACTGACGATCAAGTCGAGATCCTGCGCTTCTGGCACTGCGCCCAAGGAGACGTTCCTCTCGTTAAGGAGTAA
- a CDS encoding 2-oxoglutarate dehydrogenase E1 component has protein sequence MSTSFTARWNEAAIDENYEKWQRDAASVSPDWASFFEGFELGYARYQKTPAKPIGAVVPTSSTQSSTATTTELVAGETSLQSRVEALIYTYRTLGHTASRLNPLVDEVPYQPLLELKEFGLTEADLDTTVCSRSFRDGVPMKLRDIIEEMKAIYCDTLGVEYMHIQNPRIRHWIRERVEARAGKADTETPHYRILRTLHKAESFEHFIHTTYVGSKRFSLEGGESMMVALSEILFRSPGAGVKEIVLGMAHRGRLNILTNFLKKPFEILFNEFSDKYDPDLGEASGDVKYHLGYQTTRRNEQGQEVEVYLAANPSHLEAVNPVVLGKARARQRILDDTIDRRKVVPILIHGDAAFPGQGIVAECFNLSQLEGYKVGGAIHLIVNNQIGFTTLPKDSRSSLYCTEIAKTVEAPVFHVNGDDPIAVAEAARIAIAYRQEFGRDIVIDIVCYRRYGHNEGDEPLFTQPDLYKVIRAHKRPSEVFLERAKQLGTLTQEDFDASWKKSQGHLERALAEMKKGIVTDVKANQKAFVGSTAVFQPDYSFQPVKTAISEKTLRTIVDGLTTVPADFRILPKVRKTILERRREVFEKGTGYDWGYGEALAFGSLMLQGIPIRLSGQDSRRGTFSHRHSVFYDEVNRERYIPLQHLAGDQARFCVYNSPLSEAAVLGFDYGYSMDYPKMLCMWEAQFGDFANGAQIIIDQFIASAETKWLRPSSLVMLLPHGYEGQGPEHSSARLERFLQLCAEQNMEVCNLTTPAQYFHALRRQMLRDFRKPLIIMTPKSLLRAEVAVSTTEDFTKGSFHEILEGPKPADPAKVERLILCSGKVYYDLLAYREKNGWSDRSALVRFEQIYPLNEEELRKITATYLGAGAKPEIVWCQEEPSNMGSWHHLLPILMKFFGRAISYAGREASASTAVGTTAAHKHQQANLIAQAFGEKVSGK, from the coding sequence ATGAGCACATCCTTCACGGCCCGCTGGAACGAAGCGGCCATCGATGAAAATTACGAAAAATGGCAACGGGACGCAGCCTCCGTATCGCCTGACTGGGCCTCCTTCTTCGAGGGGTTTGAACTTGGCTACGCGCGCTATCAGAAAACACCTGCTAAGCCAATCGGCGCAGTCGTTCCCACCTCTTCCACGCAGTCCTCCACAGCAACAACGACAGAGTTAGTTGCAGGTGAAACCTCCCTTCAGAGCCGTGTCGAGGCGCTGATCTACACCTACCGGACGCTTGGTCACACGGCCTCGCGTCTCAACCCTCTCGTGGATGAGGTTCCTTACCAGCCACTGCTGGAGCTGAAGGAATTCGGACTCACCGAGGCTGATCTGGATACCACGGTCTGTTCCCGTTCCTTCCGCGACGGAGTTCCGATGAAGTTGCGCGACATCATCGAGGAGATGAAGGCTATCTACTGCGACACCCTCGGTGTGGAGTACATGCACATTCAGAATCCCCGTATCCGCCACTGGATCCGCGAGCGGGTCGAGGCTCGTGCAGGGAAGGCCGACACGGAGACTCCCCACTACAGGATCCTACGCACACTCCACAAGGCGGAGAGCTTCGAGCACTTCATTCACACAACCTATGTCGGGAGCAAGCGCTTCTCGCTCGAGGGTGGCGAGTCGATGATGGTGGCCCTCTCAGAGATCCTCTTCCGGTCCCCAGGGGCCGGTGTGAAGGAGATCGTTCTTGGCATGGCCCACCGCGGCCGCCTGAACATCCTGACGAATTTCCTCAAGAAACCCTTCGAGATCCTCTTCAACGAATTCAGCGATAAGTACGATCCCGATCTCGGCGAGGCCAGCGGCGATGTGAAGTACCACCTCGGTTACCAGACGACGCGCCGCAACGAGCAGGGCCAGGAGGTGGAGGTCTATCTCGCCGCCAACCCCAGTCATCTGGAGGCGGTGAATCCCGTCGTCCTTGGCAAGGCACGCGCACGTCAGCGCATTCTCGATGACACGATCGACCGTCGGAAAGTCGTCCCGATCCTGATTCACGGCGATGCTGCCTTCCCGGGTCAGGGCATCGTCGCAGAGTGCTTCAACCTCTCCCAACTGGAAGGTTACAAAGTGGGAGGCGCGATACACCTGATCGTGAACAATCAGATCGGCTTCACTACGCTTCCGAAGGATTCGCGTTCTTCGCTCTACTGCACCGAGATTGCGAAGACTGTCGAGGCGCCCGTTTTCCATGTCAACGGCGACGACCCGATCGCCGTTGCCGAGGCGGCCCGCATCGCGATCGCCTACCGCCAGGAGTTCGGCCGGGACATCGTTATCGATATCGTCTGCTACCGCCGCTATGGCCACAATGAAGGGGACGAGCCGCTCTTCACCCAGCCTGATCTCTATAAGGTAATCCGTGCCCACAAGCGCCCAAGCGAGGTTTTCCTGGAGCGTGCGAAGCAGCTTGGCACGCTCACCCAGGAGGATTTCGACGCCAGTTGGAAGAAGTCCCAAGGTCATCTGGAGAGAGCCCTTGCCGAGATGAAGAAGGGGATCGTCACCGATGTGAAGGCCAACCAGAAGGCCTTTGTCGGTTCCACCGCTGTCTTCCAGCCCGACTACTCCTTTCAGCCGGTCAAGACAGCCATCAGTGAGAAGACCCTCCGGACGATCGTCGACGGTCTCACGACAGTGCCTGCCGACTTCCGCATCCTTCCGAAAGTCCGCAAGACTATCCTTGAGCGTCGTCGCGAGGTCTTTGAGAAAGGAACCGGCTATGACTGGGGATATGGAGAAGCCCTGGCTTTCGGTTCGCTCATGCTTCAGGGAATACCGATCCGACTCTCCGGACAGGACAGCCGCCGCGGCACCTTCAGCCATCGTCACTCCGTCTTCTATGACGAGGTGAATCGCGAGCGTTACATCCCGCTGCAGCATCTCGCTGGCGACCAGGCCCGTTTCTGTGTCTACAACAGCCCTCTATCCGAGGCGGCCGTGCTCGGTTTCGACTACGGCTACTCCATGGATTATCCGAAGATGCTCTGCATGTGGGAGGCCCAGTTCGGTGATTTCGCCAACGGTGCACAAATCATCATCGATCAGTTCATCGCCTCGGCAGAGACCAAGTGGCTGCGACCCAGCTCACTGGTCATGCTTTTGCCCCATGGCTACGAGGGTCAGGGTCCCGAGCATTCCAGCGCACGCCTTGAGCGCTTCCTTCAGCTCTGCGCCGAGCAGAACATGGAGGTCTGCAACCTCACCACGCCAGCACAGTACTTTCATGCACTGCGCCGCCAGATGCTCCGCGATTTCCGCAAGCCGCTGATCATCATGACGCCGAAGAGCCTCCTGCGTGCCGAAGTGGCCGTCTCCACGACAGAGGATTTCACTAAGGGCTCGTTCCATGAGATCCTTGAGGGACCCAAGCCCGCAGATCCAGCAAAGGTCGAGCGTCTTATCCTCTGCTCCGGTAAGGTCTACTACGACCTTCTGGCGTATAGGGAAAAGAACGGCTGGAGCGACCGTAGTGCTCTCGTCCGGTTTGAGCAGATCTATCCGCTCAACGAAGAGGAGCTCCGCAAGATCACCGCGACCTATCTTGGTGCGGGTGCAAAACCTGAGATCGTCTGGTGTCAGGAAGAGCCCTCGAACATGGGCTCTTGGCATCATTTACTCCCGATCCTGATGAAGTTCTTTGGACGCGCCATCAGCTATGCGGGCCGCGAGGCCAGTGCCAGCACGGCTGTTGGCACAACTGCTGCCCACAAGCATCAGCAAGCCAACCTCATTGCCCAAGCTTTCGGTGAAAAAGTAAGCGGTAAATAA
- a CDS encoding NADH-quinone oxidoreductase subunit J — MLLAAFWFFATLMLLFSLSVVLLRNPVSCAMSLVMSFICLAALYVTLDATFIGVIQVLVYAGAVMVLFLFIIMLLDLREEKSRRLNFGVTLGGVLVVAAFLSIMTQVILSNPAFAIPTPTIAGPQLSDVKMIGMTLFHSFRLPFEVIGVLLLSATVGVVVLSRRTLR, encoded by the coding sequence ATGCTCCTCGCCGCCTTCTGGTTCTTTGCCACGCTGATGCTCCTCTTCAGCTTGAGCGTCGTCCTGCTGCGCAATCCCGTCTCCTGCGCCATGAGCCTGGTCATGTCCTTCATCTGCCTCGCGGCCCTCTACGTGACGCTTGATGCGACCTTCATCGGCGTCATCCAAGTGCTGGTCTATGCGGGTGCGGTGATGGTGCTCTTCCTTTTCATCATCATGCTTCTGGACCTGCGTGAGGAGAAGAGCCGCCGTCTGAACTTCGGCGTGACTCTCGGAGGCGTTCTGGTCGTGGCCGCCTTCCTCTCGATCATGACCCAAGTGATTCTATCCAACCCCGCCTTTGCTATCCCGACACCCACGATTGCAGGACCGCAGCTTTCGGACGTGAAGATGATCGGCATGACCCTCTTTCACTCCTTCCGGCTCCCCTTTGAGGTCATCGGCGTCCTCCTGCTCTCCGCTACGGTCGGAGTGGTTGTCCTGAGTCGCCGAACCCTCCGCTAA
- the purB gene encoding adenylosuccinate lyase, producing MIERYSRPEMRSIWTEQRKLEIWLEIETLACEGMAELGIVPKEDAQTIREKGTFRIEEVREIEKRTNHDVIAFLEEVAVHVGEPARWIHRGLTSSDLLDTTLAVQMVESADILLKDLEELLVAIAARAKEHKFTPMIGRSHGIHAEPVTFGLKLGVMYDEFSRSIERLKETRDRVAYGMLSGAVGTNAHLDLKVEAYVCEKLGLKPANISTQIIQRDRHAEFMMTIALIGCSIDCWATEFRHLQRTEVLEVEEAFAKGQKGSSAMPHKRNPITGERLCGLARVLRGNAQTAMENVALWHERDISHSSAERIILPDSCTLLDYMLVLLTRLVRDLTVYPEHMKRNMDLTLGLWGSQAVLLELTDRGMARKNAYEAVQRAAMRTWAEKIPLLQTLSEESEVMEHIDAAELSRICSPERHFANVEERLRKVGIQ from the coding sequence ATGATTGAACGCTACAGCCGACCCGAGATGCGCTCCATTTGGACGGAGCAACGTAAACTGGAAATCTGGCTCGAGATCGAGACTCTGGCCTGCGAGGGGATGGCCGAGCTCGGGATCGTTCCCAAGGAAGATGCCCAGACTATTCGTGAGAAGGGAACCTTCCGCATCGAGGAGGTACGCGAAATCGAGAAGAGGACGAATCATGACGTGATCGCCTTCCTGGAGGAGGTCGCCGTCCATGTCGGCGAGCCGGCCCGCTGGATCCACCGCGGACTTACCTCTTCCGATTTGCTCGACACGACTCTTGCGGTCCAGATGGTCGAGTCGGCAGACATCCTGCTCAAGGATCTTGAGGAACTCCTCGTGGCCATCGCCGCCCGGGCCAAGGAGCACAAGTTTACCCCGATGATCGGCCGCAGTCATGGCATCCATGCGGAACCAGTGACCTTCGGTCTGAAACTCGGCGTGATGTATGATGAGTTCAGCCGATCCATCGAGCGTCTGAAGGAGACCCGCGATCGCGTCGCCTACGGCATGCTGAGCGGTGCGGTCGGGACCAATGCCCATCTTGATCTGAAGGTCGAGGCCTATGTCTGCGAAAAGCTTGGGCTGAAGCCCGCCAATATCTCGACCCAGATCATCCAGCGCGACCGTCATGCCGAGTTCATGATGACGATTGCCCTGATCGGCTGCTCCATCGACTGCTGGGCCACCGAGTTCCGCCATCTCCAGCGCACCGAGGTGCTCGAAGTGGAGGAGGCCTTTGCCAAGGGCCAGAAGGGGAGCTCCGCCATGCCGCATAAGCGCAATCCCATCACCGGCGAACGTCTCTGCGGACTAGCCCGTGTCCTGCGCGGAAACGCCCAGACCGCCATGGAAAATGTAGCCCTCTGGCACGAGCGCGACATCAGTCATTCCAGCGCCGAACGGATTATTCTGCCCGATTCCTGCACTCTGCTTGACTACATGCTGGTCCTCCTTACCCGTCTCGTGCGCGACCTGACGGTCTATCCGGAGCACATGAAGCGGAACATGGATCTGACTCTCGGACTCTGGGGAAGCCAGGCGGTCCTGCTCGAGCTCACCGACCGAGGCATGGCTCGTAAGAATGCCTATGAGGCTGTCCAGCGCGCCGCCATGAGGACCTGGGCCGAGAAGATTCCTCTCCTCCAGACCCTCAGCGAGGAGAGCGAGGTCATGGAGCACATCGATGCGGCCGAACTCAGTCGGATCTGCTCGCCCGAGCGTCACTTCGCCAACGTGGAGGAGAGGCTTCGTAAGGTCGGCATTCAATAG
- a CDS encoding NADH-quinone oxidoreductase subunit I, whose translation MAIVVNRPKLTFAEKCYLPAIFAGLAITWKHLKRALFNKGIVTMQYPEEKWDANLPDWYRGAPTLVVDENGREKCVSCQLCEFICPPRAITIKPMEIPENDKWRKVEKRPEEFDIDMARCIYCGLCEEVCPEEAIFLRKDYSITGLNRAEMVHDKKTLYKLGGVMKGLTFKWNELK comes from the coding sequence ATGGCTATCGTCGTCAATCGTCCCAAGCTGACCTTCGCGGAGAAGTGTTACCTGCCAGCGATCTTCGCGGGACTCGCGATCACCTGGAAGCACTTGAAAAGAGCCCTCTTCAACAAGGGAATCGTCACCATGCAGTATCCCGAGGAGAAATGGGATGCTAACCTGCCCGACTGGTACCGTGGTGCCCCCACGCTTGTCGTCGATGAGAATGGCAGAGAAAAATGTGTTTCTTGCCAGCTCTGCGAATTCATCTGCCCCCCCCGTGCGATCACCATCAAGCCGATGGAGATCCCCGAGAACGATAAATGGCGCAAGGTTGAGAAGCGTCCCGAGGAGTTCGACATCGACATGGCCCGCTGCATCTACTGCGGTCTCTGCGAGGAGGTCTGCCCCGAAGAAGCCATTTTCCTCCGCAAGGACTACTCCATCACAGGTCTCAATCGCGCCGAGATGGTCCATGACAAGAAGACGCTCTACAAGCTGGGCGGTGTCATGAAGGGTCTCACCTTCAAGTGGAACGAGCTGAAGTAA